The nucleotide sequence TCTCGAAACCGACCTTGGTGAGGCGTTCGTCGGCCAGGTACTGGATGTACTGCTCGACGATGCCGTCGGTAAGACCCAGGATCTGCCCCTGCGTGATATATTTGCCCCATGCCGTCTCGAGTTCGACGGCCTTTTTGAACATCTCGTACACTTCCTCTTTCAGATCCGCCGTAAAGAGGTCCGGACGTTCGCGCTTGAGCGTGTTGATAAGGTTCTGGAAGAGCACCAGGTGCGTCACCTCGTCACGCTGGATAAAGCGGATCATCTGCGCCGACCCCAGCATCTTGCCCGAACGCGCCAGGGTGTAGATGTAGGTGAATCCGCTGTAGAAGTAGATGCCTTCCAGGATCTGGTTCGCAAAACAGGCCAGGACGAAGTTACGCTCCGTCGGTTCCTTCGCCAGACGCTGGTAAATGGCGGCGATCGCGTCGTTTTTCGATTTGAGCATCATGTCGCGGCGCCACAGTTCGTAGATCTCCGCGCTGTTTTTCGAGATGGAGTCGACCATGACGGCGTAGCTCTGCGAATGCAGTGCCTCTTCGAAGGACTGGCGCACGAGGATCAGGTTCACTTCCGGAGCGGTCACGTAGGGGTTGACGTTGTCGATCAGGTTGTTCGTCTGCAGGGAATCCATAAAGATCAGCTGCGACAGCGCCTTGTCGTAGGCCGTCTTCTCCGCATCGGTCAGATTCTTGTAATCGATGGCGTCACGCGTCATATCGACCTCTTTGGGGAACCATGTATTGTTGAGCATCATCTCCCAAAGGTTGTACGCCCACTGGTATTTGATATTGTTGAGCTCGAAAATACCCGTGGGATTACCCCCGAAAATACGGCGGTCATTGACGTGTTCGTGTGAATCCGGATTATAGATCTGTTTGCGCTGCATGCTGCTGATTCCTCGTCATTGTTAAGTGAATGATTATGGCGAAAGTGAGGTTTGAAATGCTTTAAAACAGTGGAGATTGCGCGGAAAAAATCGAGGGGTGCCCGGAAGCGTGACGCCCGGGCGAAAGTATGGAAAAACGGTTATTTTTTGCTGCGGTCGTTGCGCTTGCGCTCGTTTTCCGTCAGGTAGCGCTTGCGGATACGGACATTCTCCGGCGTGACTTCGAGCAGCTCGTCGTCTTCGATCCACTCCAGCGCTTTTTCGAGGTTCATATCGCGCGGCGGAACGAGTTTGATCGCTTCGTCGGCACCGGAAGAGCGGACGTTGGACTGCGCCTTGCCCTTGATCGGGTTGACGGTCAGGTCGTTGGAGCGGGAGTGTTCGCCGATAATCATCCCTTCGTAGACCTTGTCCTGCGGTTCGATGAAGAGGACGCCGCGGTCCTGGAGGTTGAAGAGCGAGTAGGCCATCGCCGTACCGCCCTCCATGGAGATCAGCGCGCCGTACTGGCGGCTTTCGACCGTACCGGAATAAGGGCGGAACTCCAGGAAAGAGTGGTTCATGACCCCCTCCCCTTTCGTATCGGTGAGGAACATGCCGCGGAAGCCGATCAGGCCGCGCGCAGGGATCTCGAACTCGATACGCGTATACCCTTCGCCCATCGGCACCATCGACTTCATCTCCGCCTTGCGTTTGCCGAGGCGCTCGATGATGGTTCCGGTAAAGTCATCCGGTGTATCGATGACCAGGTGCTCGAACGGCTCGCATTTGACCCCTTCGATCTCTTTGACGATGACTTCCGGACGACCGATACCGAACTCGTAACCCTCGCGGCGCATGTTCTCTGCCAGAACGGTGATCTGCAGTTCACCGCGGCCGGAAACCTTGAACTTCCCTTCGCCGATCGTCTCCAGACGCATCGCGACGTTCGTCTGCATCTCCGCCTCGAGGCGGTCTTTGATCTTGTTGGACGTGACGTGTTTCCCCTCAGTACCCGCCAGCGGCGAGTCATTGACGGAGAAGACGACGGAGAGCGTCGGCTCTTCGATATGCATCGGGTCCAGCGGCATCGGGTTGGACGGGTCGACGACGGAGTCGCCGACGTCGACGGTTTCAAAACCGGCGAAGGCGATAATATCACCCGCTTCGGCTTCATTGATCTCCATACGGCTCAGACCGTGGAAACCGATCAGCTTGCTCAGACGCCCTTTGACCATCTCGCCGTCAGCTTTGGCGAGCATGACGTTGTCGCCCTTCTTGATCGTTCCGTTGAAGATACGCGCGATACCGATCTTACCGACGTAGTTGTCGTAGTCCAGGGTAAAGACCTGTGCCTGCGCCGGGTTGCCCGCGTCGCCTTCCGGCTCGGGGATCTCGTTGACGATCGCTTCGAAAAGGCACTCGAAGTTGCCGTCCTCGTCGCTCATGTCCATTTTCGCGATCCCGTCGCGCGCTGCAGCGTAAACGATCGGGAACTCCAGCTGCTCTTCGCTGGCTTCCATCGCGACGAAGAGGTCGAATACCTCGTCGACGACACGGTCAGGCTCTGCTGCCGGTTTGTCGATCTTGTTGATGACGACAATGGGCTTCTTGCCCAGGGCGATCATCTTCTTGACGACGAATTTCGTCTGCGGCATGACACCTTCGTACGCATCGACGAGCAGCAGGACGCCGTCGACCATTTTGAGGACACGCTCGACCTCGCCGCCGAAGTCGGCGTGGCCCGGGGTGTCGATGATGTTGATCTTGTGATCTTTGTAGCGGATTGCCGTGTTTTTAGAGAGAATGGTGATCCCGCGCTCTTTTTCAAGGGCGTTGGAGTCCATCGCACGTTCATCGACTTGCTCGTGGGAAGAGAAAGTGCCCGACTGTGACAGCAGCCCGTCAACGAGTGTCGTTTTACCGTGGTCGACGTGTGCGATGACGGCAATGTTTCTGATTTTTTGCAAAGGAAAGTCCTTCTGAGGCGAAGAAAACGCCGAAAATTTTTCGCGATTATACCTAAAAAGGAGTTAGAAACGGGTTTGACCGTTCAGATGCGTCCGTAAAGTTCATTGTAGAGCTTCATCGCGAAACGGTCGCTCATCGACGCGATATAGTCGGCGACGACCCGGTGGCGCGTGCGGGTATCGAGCTGCGCGAAAAAATACTCCGGCATCATCTTGGGTTCCGACATCAGCGCCGTGTAGAGCCCGCGGATCGCCTGTTTCCCCGCAAACATATGGCGCAGGATGGTTTTGTGCTGGTAGAGATGGCGGTAGAGCAGCTTTTTAAGCTTTTTGATCTCCGTCTCCAGCGCCGGCTCGAAGCCGATCGGCAGGGGCTCTGAAGAGGGGAGGCGGACCGATTGGAGCGCCGCCACGCGGGGCTGCGAGTAGGCCAGCATCGAGTAGACGAGGTGGTTGATGAAGTGGGAACTGAAGCGGTAGCGGAACATCTCGTCGTTGCGCTCGTCGATCCCCTCATCATACACCTTCTGCAGGATTTCCGCGATCAGCGGGCTTTCGCGGAGCGTATCATACGAGATCAGTCCCGAGTGCACGCCGTCGTCGATATCGTGGCTCATATAGGCGATCTCGTCGGCGCGGTCGACGATCATCGCCTCGACGGAGGGGTGAAGCGTGAGATCGAAGGCCTCCTCGACCCAAGCCGGCAGGAATCGTTTCTTGTAGGGGTAGGAGTGTTTGAGAATCCCCTCCAGCGTCGCGAAGGTGAGGTTGAGACCGTCGAAGGTTTTGTAACGCTTTTCCAGTGCCGTCACGACCCGGAAACTCTGGAAGTTGTGCTCAAAGCCGTTGGGGTGCCCGTCGGCTTTCAGAGACTCATCGAGGGTATCGCCGCCGACATGCCCGAAAGGGGTGTGACCCAGGTCATGCGCCAGGGCGATCGCTTCAGCCAGCGGTTCGCGCAGCCCCAGGTCCGCCGTAATGGAGCGGGCGATCTGGCTCACTTCGAGCGAATGGGTGAGGCGGGTCCGGAAAAAGTCCCCCTCCTGGTTCAGAAAGACCTGGGTCTTGTACTCGAGCTTTCGGAAACTGCCCGAATGGATGATGCGGTCGCGGTCGCGGGCAAACGGCGAACGGAAGTCGTCGTCGATGCCGTGGAAGCGTTCGTCAGGTCTCATTCGGTGATCTTGTAACCCTTCTCTTCGAGGCACTTGATGCATTCAGGCTCGACATCTCTCGGGAAGGCCGCTTTCGCCGCCGCTTCATCTTCGGCCGGGCCGTAGAAACGGCACTCCTGCATATCCTGATGGATCTGCTCCTGCGAGTACCCCTCCGGACACATCATTCCGCCGATACGGATATTCTTTGTCGAACAGCCCGCCAACCCGGCAAGCAGCAGCACGAGCGCCACAGTAGCAATACGCATCATATCTCCCTCTTGTAATCTTCAAACTCGAGCTTCCAGACCTTGATCCCGCAGAAGTGGTCCCCCTCGGGGCAGGTCGGTCTGATCTTCATCGCAAAACGCGTCGCACAGGGCGGCAGCAGCTCTTCGGCCCCGGGAACAGCCATCGCACGCAACTGTTTCACCTGGGCATAGACGATATCGAAGATCTCCTCCTGGGCGTTGTAGCAGAGGCGCATCTGCGCCTTGTGGTGGAACGAGGTGAACTCGTCGCGCTCCACCAGTTCGATCTCGTGGGCGTTGGAGAGCGCGTAGGTCGCCTCGCCGAACCCGATCAGGTCGCGCTGGGCTTCGAAAAAGTCGTAGCTCCGCGCAATCGCCCGTTCGTAAATGGCCAGCGCATCGGGGTTCTTGGCGATGATGGGCGGGGTATAGTGCTTTCGGGCGTAGATGGATTCCAGGGCAGGGCGCACGGCCGGGGAGCGGCGGTGGCGCTGGTTCTGCGCGTCGGCCGAGAGCGAGAGGCGGGTATAGGTGGAGAAACCGCCCAGCACGCCGCTGTCGGGGAGCATCTGTGAAAAGCGCAGGACGTCCGCGTAGTTTTCATTCACGTCAAAGGCCGCATCGCCGACGACGTCGTAGACCCTGACGGCTTCATCGGTCACGCCGATTTTGGCTTTGTGCGCCGCCATATCGAAGGCCGGGAAGACCGGGGTGGCAGCGCGGGCATGTTCCACCAGCGGCGCCAGCGACGCATCCATTTCGACGAGTTTCGCCGCGACGATGCCGGCGAACTCCTCCGCCTCCTCACGGCACTCCGGCATCGCTTTGGCCACGGCGATGTAGCGCAGAAGGGTGATGATGTTGACGGTGTGGTAGAGGTAGGCGCTCATTCCGCCGGGCAGGACGTAGCGGGCCATCTCCTGCGCCTTTTTCCGGCTGTCTTTTTTGCGGAACTTCGGCACGACCGCTTCGACGTCGGGGAGCAGTACCTCGATGAGCCGCTCGTAATCGTCAAAACAGTGCTGGTAATACGCTTCCCAATCGCTGCGCTCTCCCGCCGCGGGATAGACGAAGTTCTCGATCTTCATCTTCGCGTAGCGCTGGGAGACCTGTTCGGAGTTGTAGTAGGGGTGGGCGTGCAGCAGCCGCCAGATAAGGTGCCGGCTCATCCCCGAGATGAGCATCGTGACATGCGTATGCATCAGCGTCGTATGGTGCCCGCCTTTGAAGATCCCCTGGAGCAGATCATCCTTGCGGGACCAGGAGGCACTGGCCTCCGGGGTGACGATGCCGTTGGGGAAGTAACAGGTCCGGGCGGCGGACACCGCGACGTTCGAGGGGGTATCGACTTCGAGGAATTCAACCTGCATCCTGTGGCTCCGCTTCATGACAAATTGGGGGTATTGTACCATCGCTACTTGAAAGCAACGGTGGCGGCAGGAAGCGCCTGACCGTTTTCAGGTTTGTACCTTACCGGCCGCGTTCCCCGAAAAAACTGACGGCGATATAGATAAGGCCGAAAATCACCGGTGCGGCGATCAGCCACGTCACGGGATCCTCGTACAGCACCGCGTAATCTTTGATCCACTCCATCATCTTGTCTCCTTTTTCGCAAACCTGACCCGCTGCGCATGGGTAATGGCCACCGCGATGGCATCCGTGATATCGAGCGGTTTGATCTCCCGGGTGATCCCCAGCAGCCGTTTCACCATGAACGCGACCTGCTCTTTGGCCGCCTTGGCTTTGCCCGTCAGCGCCTTTTTCACCTGAAGAGGCGTATATTCGTCAAACTGTCCGAACTCCTGTAACAATTTTAACGTAATCGCGCCGCGGAACTGTGCCAGCTTGATCACCG is from Sulfurimonas sp. HSL-1656 and encodes:
- a CDS encoding ribonucleotide-diphosphate reductase subunit beta is translated as MQRKQIYNPDSHEHVNDRRIFGGNPTGIFELNNIKYQWAYNLWEMMLNNTWFPKEVDMTRDAIDYKNLTDAEKTAYDKALSQLIFMDSLQTNNLIDNVNPYVTAPEVNLILVRQSFEEALHSQSYAVMVDSISKNSAEIYELWRRDMMLKSKNDAIAAIYQRLAKEPTERNFVLACFANQILEGIYFYSGFTYIYTLARSGKMLGSAQMIRFIQRDEVTHLVLFQNLINTLKRERPDLFTADLKEEVYEMFKKAVELETAWGKYITQGQILGLTDGIVEQYIQYLADERLTKVGFEKLYNVTHPIKWVDDFSKFNDQKTNFFEGNVTNYSKGSLSFDDF
- a CDS encoding FAD-dependent thymidylate synthase, whose protein sequence is MQVEFLEVDTPSNVAVSAARTCYFPNGIVTPEASASWSRKDDLLQGIFKGGHHTTLMHTHVTMLISGMSRHLIWRLLHAHPYYNSEQVSQRYAKMKIENFVYPAAGERSDWEAYYQHCFDDYERLIEVLLPDVEAVVPKFRKKDSRKKAQEMARYVLPGGMSAYLYHTVNIITLLRYIAVAKAMPECREEAEEFAGIVAAKLVEMDASLAPLVEHARAATPVFPAFDMAAHKAKIGVTDEAVRVYDVVGDAAFDVNENYADVLRFSQMLPDSGVLGGFSTYTRLSLSADAQNQRHRRSPAVRPALESIYARKHYTPPIIAKNPDALAIYERAIARSYDFFEAQRDLIGFGEATYALSNAHEIELVERDEFTSFHHKAQMRLCYNAQEEIFDIVYAQVKQLRAMAVPGAEELLPPCATRFAMKIRPTCPEGDHFCGIKVWKLEFEDYKREI
- the dgt gene encoding dGTP triphosphohydrolase, with the protein product MRPDERFHGIDDDFRSPFARDRDRIIHSGSFRKLEYKTQVFLNQEGDFFRTRLTHSLEVSQIARSITADLGLREPLAEAIALAHDLGHTPFGHVGGDTLDESLKADGHPNGFEHNFQSFRVVTALEKRYKTFDGLNLTFATLEGILKHSYPYKKRFLPAWVEEAFDLTLHPSVEAMIVDRADEIAYMSHDIDDGVHSGLISYDTLRESPLIAEILQKVYDEGIDERNDEMFRYRFSSHFINHLVYSMLAYSQPRVAALQSVRLPSSEPLPIGFEPALETEIKKLKKLLYRHLYQHKTILRHMFAGKQAIRGLYTALMSEPKMMPEYFFAQLDTRTRHRVVADYIASMSDRFAMKLYNELYGRI
- the typA gene encoding translational GTPase TypA, producing MQKIRNIAVIAHVDHGKTTLVDGLLSQSGTFSSHEQVDERAMDSNALEKERGITILSKNTAIRYKDHKINIIDTPGHADFGGEVERVLKMVDGVLLLVDAYEGVMPQTKFVVKKMIALGKKPIVVINKIDKPAAEPDRVVDEVFDLFVAMEASEEQLEFPIVYAAARDGIAKMDMSDEDGNFECLFEAIVNEIPEPEGDAGNPAQAQVFTLDYDNYVGKIGIARIFNGTIKKGDNVMLAKADGEMVKGRLSKLIGFHGLSRMEINEAEAGDIIAFAGFETVDVGDSVVDPSNPMPLDPMHIEEPTLSVVFSVNDSPLAGTEGKHVTSNKIKDRLEAEMQTNVAMRLETIGEGKFKVSGRGELQITVLAENMRREGYEFGIGRPEVIVKEIEGVKCEPFEHLVIDTPDDFTGTIIERLGKRKAEMKSMVPMGEGYTRIEFEIPARGLIGFRGMFLTDTKGEGVMNHSFLEFRPYSGTVESRQYGALISMEGGTAMAYSLFNLQDRGVLFIEPQDKVYEGMIIGEHSRSNDLTVNPIKGKAQSNVRSSGADEAIKLVPPRDMNLEKALEWIEDDELLEVTPENVRIRKRYLTENERKRNDRSKK
- the ruvC gene encoding crossover junction endodeoxyribonuclease RuvC; protein product: MVILGIDPGTRNCGYALIELDGAKMRLIEAGLIKMKPEALQLQIPQMVEALEQLFRAHQIDEVAMEDIFYAHNPQTVIKLAQFRGAITLKLLQEFGQFDEYTPLQVKKALTGKAKAAKEQVAFMVKRLLGITREIKPLDITDAIAVAITHAQRVRFAKKETR